From the genome of Syngnathus acus chromosome 24, fSynAcu1.2, whole genome shotgun sequence, one region includes:
- the nme6 gene encoding nucleoside diphosphate kinase 6 — MLVTACRLSKALQLTLAVIKPDAVAHPLMLEALHQSILDNHFVIVRCKDLVWKRQDSERFYSEHSGRFFYQRLVEFTSSGPMRAYILAREDAICHWRQLMGPTKVFRARYTSPTSLRAQFGLTDTRNTTHGSDSAESARREITFFFPDFRPDEWMEREEPSFRSGRIDYDPRQHVHTLSGQR, encoded by the exons GTCGCCTGTCCAAAGCGCTGCAGCTCACCCTGGCGGTCATCAAACCAGATGCAGTGGCTCATCCTCTCATGCTGGAG GCGCTTCACCAAAGTATCCTGGATAACCACTTTGTAATCGTTCGATGTAAAGATCTGGTGTGGAAACGACAAGACTCTGAGCGCTTTTATTCTGAGCATTCAG GGAGATTCTTCTACCAAAGGCTTGTTGAGTTCACGTCAAG CGGCCCGATGCGGGCGTACATTTTAGCCCGAGAGGACGCCATTTGCCACTGGAGGCAACTGATGGGTCCCACCAAAGTGTTCCGAGCCCGATACACCTCTCCGACCTCCCTGCGAGCTCAGTTTGGCCTCACGGACACGCGCAACACCACTCACGGCTCAG ATTCCGCCGAGTCAGCCCGCAGAGAAATAACGTTCTTCTTCCCGGACTTCCGGCCCGACGAGTGGATGGAGAGGGAGGAGCCATCTTTCCGGTCGGGACGGATAGACTACGATCCTCGGCAACACGTCCACACACTCTCAGGTCAGCGCTAA